The DNA region tttttgcaccctcagattccagatttttaaatggttttatcttggccaaatattgtcctaccctaaccatacatcaatggaaagctaatctATTAATCGTATTACTatttttctggtccagggtcaaatattggAAATGCAGTTTGCATTGTTGAAGATCATAGCTGTTTTCAAAATGCATCCCGCACTAGTCTTTCTCATTTATCACAACAGGCTTGATTTGATTGGCGGTTGTCGTAGAAGTTAAGAAGGTCCGCTGTAGAGCAGTCACGTCCGAGGAGCGTTTTCTTCTTTTATAGATGCTGCTGACTTTCCTCTTGAAATAGTTCCCTGAGCAAACATACAGCGCCGGATTGAGGCAGCTGTTTGAGAACGCCAAGTACACAGAAAACTGGTTTCCAATGTTCAGAACGTGAAACCACCCATTCTCATCTAAAACCTTTAGGTCGCAGAGTAAGTCGAGGAAAGTTACGAAGTGAAACGGACCCCAGCAGAAGAGGAAGAGCAGGGTGACGGCGCACACCAGGACCGTAGCCTTCCTGTCGTTTCTATCCTCCCAATAACCGTTGTCTCTATGTCGCTTCAAAGCCAGGACGATATTGACGCAGCAGAACGTGATGACCAGGAACGGCAGAGCAAAGCCCACCAGGTTCAACTGCAGAAGATGAGCCACTTTCCAACTCATGCTGGGATAATTCAGGTAGCATTCGAAGGCTTGGTGAGCTGGAATATCTTTCAGTTTTCGCATGACAGCCGTCGGAGCTCCCATTCCCAAACCGAACAGCCAAAGAACGAGGCAAATGACTTTGGCGTAGCGTTTCCGCCGAA from Garra rufa chromosome 21, GarRuf1.0, whole genome shotgun sequence includes:
- the bdkrb1 gene encoding B1 bradykinin receptor, whose product is MQSEELVSLTTLQPPNGSVTPAYLDFFNSTEWQLVYSIIPPYIFIVCLTGILGNSFVLLVFLLQGSRWSVPEIYLGNLALADLILLVCLPFWAMNILNYFMWSYGEFMCKVVNLSITVNMYTSIYMLVMVNVDRYLALVLTMKARWLRRKRYAKVICLVLWLFGLGMGAPTAVMRKLKDIPAHQAFECYLNYPSMSWKVAHLLQLNLVGFALPFLVITFCCVNIVLALKRHRDNGYWEDRNDRKATVLVCAVTLLFLFCWGPFHFVTFLDLLCDLKVLDENGWFHVLNIGNQFSVYLAFSNSCLNPALYVCSGNYFKRKVSSIYKRRKRSSDVTALQRTFLTSTTTANQIKPVVINEKD